In Gossypium hirsutum isolate 1008001.06 chromosome D01, Gossypium_hirsutum_v2.1, whole genome shotgun sequence, the genomic window ctaatatataaagataagataaaaaaaactCTCTTAGTATAACCCCAAACATAACGTTGTTGGTGCGAAACTTGGAAATTGGAATCCCATTTTTCTTCTAACCTAAAATTAAAAATctcctctttttcctttttcttttttcatcctACTTTTATAAACTTAaccaaatactttgatgtctcatttattttttttaaatgtacttCTAATTCTCTAAATATAAGGGAAATACAAAGTTATACAGAAGGAAAGCGAAAggaattccttttttttttcgtATTTATCCAAATTTCTAGGGTTACATTATTTGATCGATCTGAGAGAGGGAGGCTATGGGTGGGGAAGGCGATTCGAGTGAGTCACGACTCGGTACCAATGGAGAAGATGAGGGACTGCTGGTTAACATCCGTTGCTCAAATGGTTCAAAATTTACGGTGAGGACCAGCCTCGAATCAACCGTTGGAGTTTTCAAATCTCTTTTGGCTCAGAATTGCGATGTCCCAGCTGATCAGCAACGTTTGATTTATAAAGGCCGAGTCTTGAAGGACGACCAAACCCTTCAAAGTTATGGTAAGTTATAACCGCCTTtagattttttccctttttttttataatttaggttGGTTTATTTTCGGTATTTCTTTTATCGATagaaatataatagaaataattCAAATTGGTGAAACTTGTAAGAAGTACTGAATTGTAAGTTTTGAAAGTATCAGTAAAAATGAAATGCTTATTTTACGAAATTGTTACTCTGAGAAAATGCAAATTTTGATGGTTTGGCATTGTTTTGTTGAGCTGTTTTTGATCTGATTTAGATGGCCATGTATTTCATTTTCTAATCAGGAGTCACTGAAGATTGTGACATGATCACAGATGTTTTCTGTTGGATCACTATATCCATGTAATCCGAAGAATTAGAATTTGTAAGCTGAAGCCATTAATACTACCCTTGATTTGCGAGTCATCTGAGAACTGATGATATAGTTTTTTTTGGTTGATGAGTTATGCTGGTTTTGCTTCCTAGCTGAAGGAGGTTGGGAAACTATTaagtaattttagcatttgacATAAGAAGCTCTTTAAACAGGGGACGAGAATTATGCTGTGCATGTGCTTGCTAAGCCCTTGTTTCTTTTATCTAAGCACATAAACTCTAGGTTACATTGAATATTCCCTTGCTGTATACATAACATTTTTATGAGGTCTGAACACAAAAATGATTAGTTAAAATAGCTGTATTTGATAACTTAATAATACATTGTTATATATTTCATGGCTCATTAATCACTATCATGATGCCTTAACAcctgaaaataataaattatgccTATGTAATGATTACTTTAGAAGATAAATCTATTTCATATGAGGGTTGGAAGCAACTTTGTAACTTGTACACCCAGATTTTGCACATAATACTTAATGATTGCTCGACCATTTCACTCTTTTCACCCTTATTGAAGGTTTGCAAGCTGATCATACCATCCACATGGTTCGTAGTTTTACCCCATCTTCATCTATACCTCCTCCTGCAGCTACCACAAATACTGCAACTCCTAATTCTACTCCAGGGGTCACACGGGGTGTTGGTTCTAATGAGGGTGCTGGTCTGGGAGCATCATCTTTCCCTGGACTTAATGCACTTGGTGGCAATGGAGGTTTGGGTTTGTTTGGGTCTGGACTTCCTGAATTTGAGCAAGTACAGCAACAACtaactcaaaatccaaacatgaTGAGCGAACTAATGAATACACCTGCTATTCAAAGTTTGATGAATAACCCAGAGTTAATGCGTAGTTTGATTGTGAGCAATCCCCAAATGCGTGAGATTATTGATCAAAACCCGGAGCTTGGGCATATACTTAATGATCCTAGTATTCTTCAGCAGACGTTAGAAGCTGCAAGGAACCCTGAGCTCATGCGTGAAATGATGCGGAACACTGACAGGGCTATGAGTAATATTGAATCCTCTCCCGAGGGTTTTAACATGCTTAGGCGTATGTATGAAAATGTTCAGGAACCATTTATGAATGCTACAACTATGGCTGGAAATAATGGAAATAGTCCGAGCTCAAACCCATTTGCTGCTCTATTGAGCAATCTAGGTGATTCTCAAGCTAGGAGCTTACCTAACAACACTTCTACAAATGGTTCTGAAACCACTCATGGACAAACTTCCCCAAACACAAATCCTCTTCCTAATCCTTGGGGAAACACTGTTGGTGGCGGTAAGTTTCGGCATTCTTTACTTCTTTAAGGCATCTTTTCTGAATAGCCATACTCTGTGGTCCAATGTgcacatttttttttattatatgcaCATACAATCCTATGGTAGAGAAAAAAGGCTGAGTAGAAATAAAAATGCTACTGGTTGGCTAGAAAAAGAATACGCAAAGAAGCATAATCCTGAAAGCTAATGGTTTGGAAAATTTTGAACAGTTTGCTAAAGTGGTGTGTCCTATAATATTTTACCACAGATGGTGCATGAAACTAATACATTTGACTGAACTAGAATATATGAATCGTTTAAAATGGATGTTATACTAAGTTTATTTGGTTGTCGGATTTATGATTTGTTTGAAACTCGTCTAATATTTATGTTGCTGTCCATATTTGCATGACTTTGAATTACTTTAATCTTTTGTTTTGAAGTTTTCCAATATTAATGGGATTCCTTAAAACttaggaagaagaaaaaaaaaattattgtaatttCAGTTGATTTGTCTGTCACTGTTTTACCACAATTGCAGCATGGATAATGTATGGTGAAGCAGAAATCTAAATCCCTGTCTTCTTTAAATGCATTTTACTACTGTTGAAAATATGTACTAAAAAtactgaaaattttatgttacaaATTCTCAGGGGGCGCCCAGACCAATGCTACTGCAAGGTCAAATCCTGCTGGAGATGCTAGGGCACCAGGTCTTGGTGGTCTGGGAGGCCTTGGACTTCCGGATGTACCACCCATGATGAATGGAATGCCAGATGCTTCTCAGTTGACTCAATTGTTGCAAAATCCTGCTCTATCACAGATGATGCAGAGCATAGTGTCTAATCCCCAATATATGAATCAGGTACTTTCAAGAATCACTTAGGTTAAGAGATTCTCATTTTGGTTCGGTCCATTTTGTTAAGAGTCTGTTTTTACTTTTAGATTATGAATCTCAACCCGCAACTACGCGGAATGTTTGATTTGAATCCTCAATTGAGAGAAATGATGCAAAACCCAGAAGTACTTCGTCAGATGTTTTCACCCGAGACAATGCAGGTATATTCTATGCTGTTATGCATTTCTGAGCTCTCTCGTGATAAATGCTTAGTTCTTACATGACTTAATGGTTTTGAATCTTTCTTTTCTATAAGGTCACCTAGCTTATATGGTCTTCTAGGCATGTTAAGGTTGCCGTACTGGATAGTATCAGATTTTTGTTTACAAGCACTACTTTGACATTAAGTCTCCTACCATTcccttgttttcttttatttcttgcaGCAAATGCTAGGTTTACAGCAATCACTTCTATCCCAGCTCAATCAACAGCAATCTACCTGGTAAGTGATAGTACACCTCCTTCTATTCCATTGGTAACAAAAGCATCAATTGCCTTTTTGCATTTTGAGGTTGTCCTAAGTACAATACATGCATATCAGACTTTTGTTCTTAAGTGATTTATATGTCTGTTTTTTAGATAACTGTAGATATCTTGTACCCT contains:
- the LOC107922237 gene encoding ubiquitin domain-containing protein DSK2a, which gives rise to MGGEGDSSESRLGTNGEDEGLLVNIRCSNGSKFTVRTSLESTVGVFKSLLAQNCDVPADQQRLIYKGRVLKDDQTLQSYGLQADHTIHMVRSFTPSSSIPPPAATTNTATPNSTPGVTRGVGSNEGAGLGASSFPGLNALGGNGGLGLFGSGLPEFEQVQQQLTQNPNMMSELMNTPAIQSLMNNPELMRSLIVSNPQMREIIDQNPELGHILNDPSILQQTLEAARNPELMREMMRNTDRAMSNIESSPEGFNMLRRMYENVQEPFMNATTMAGNNGNSPSSNPFAALLSNLGDSQARSLPNNTSTNGSETTHGQTSPNTNPLPNPWGNTVGGGGAQTNATARSNPAGDARAPGLGGLGGLGLPDVPPMMNGMPDASQLTQLLQNPALSQMMQSIVSNPQYMNQIMNLNPQLRGMFDLNPQLREMMQNPEVLRQMFSPETMQQMLGLQQSLLSQLNQQQSTWDSSETGATTGAPGAAGLESLMNMFGGLGAGSLSVPNQPDVPPEELYATQLSQLQEMGFYDTVENIRALRATAGNVHAAVERLLGNPGQ